One region of Oreochromis aureus strain Israel breed Guangdong linkage group 19, ZZ_aureus, whole genome shotgun sequence genomic DNA includes:
- the ankrd9 gene encoding ankyrin repeat domain-containing protein 9 yields MPWLLSSQLDYVSSSPSERQCERTAFSFYCSVRERLPVWLLEDMRCMEVFCWDDGHPRAFLPSEALLYALIHDHQDYAQYLLNRYSVSALRAPRCSYCCCHGSGAPHLSIAVRYDRLVILRMMMAALKNCGEQTKRQDYLDSCGGCSHVADAGKTAVQLAVELSHADCLLLLLVEGARPDGLDAALQRLVSCDVSKRHHAKRCLDYLLLFLPKPPLLQRLEDEPQRWQSLLGNKVFSWLQGVAPPPLLLQALHSLVQFGADRISMLPNFLQLHSW; encoded by the coding sequence ATGCCGTGGCTGCTGTCCTCTCAGCTTGACTACGTGTCTTCGTCTCCGTCTGAGAGGCAGTGTGAGCGGACGGCGTTCTCCTTCTATTGCTCTGTGCGGGAGCGACTTCCTGTCTGGCTGCTGGAGGACATGCGCTGCATGGAGGTCTTCTGCTGGGACGACGGCCACCCTCGAGCCTTCCTGCCATCAGAGGCGCTGCTTTACGCCCTCATACATGACCACCAGGACTATGCACAATACCTGCTCAACAGGTACTCTGTGAGCGCGCTCAGAGCACCACGGTGCAGTTACTGCTGCTGTCACGGCAGTGGGGCACCACACCTGAGTATTGCGGTTCGCTATGACCGCTTAGTGATCCTTCGTATGATGATGGCAGCTCTGAAGAACTGTGGTGAGCAAACCAAGCGACAGGACTACCTGGACAGCTGCGGCGGCTGCTCGCACGTTGCAGATGCAGGAAAGACTGCTGTGCAGCTAGCGGTGGAACTGTCGCACGCCGAttgtttgctgctgctgctggtcgagGGTGCACGGCCTGACGGCCTCGACGCCGCTCTGCAGAGACTTGTTTCTTGTGACGTGTCGAAACGACACCACGCGAAGCGCTGTCTGGACTACCTCCTGCTCTTTCTGCCCAAACCACCGTTGCTGCAGCGGCTGGAGGATGAACCGCAGCGCTGGCAAAGCCTGCTGGGAAACAAAGTGTTCAGCTGGCTGCAAGGTGTGGCGCcgcctcctctgctgctgcaggcATTGCATTCTTTGGTGCAGTTTGGTGCAGACCGAATCAGCATGCTGCCCAACTTCCTGCAGCTGCACAGCTGGTAG